In Canis aureus isolate CA01 chromosome 25, VMU_Caureus_v.1.0, whole genome shotgun sequence, the genomic window attatctactaTGGAAACAGCCGTGTGTCCGCCaattgatgaacagataaagaagatatggcctATCTATACAATGGAGTATCACTCAGCCATTTGAAACCTTGCCGTTTCCAACAACATGCATGGAGCTACAGGGttctatgctaagtgaaataagccagccacggaaagacaaataccatgtgatttcactcatgtggaatttaagaagccatataaacaaaggggaaaaaaagaacacaaaacacagactcttactatagagaacaaactgctggttaccagaagggagttgggggtggtggggatgAAAGAGGTGACGGGGATTAGGAGtgcacttactgtgatgagcactgagtcctGTCTATCACTAAATCACTagattgtacacctggaacttaTTAAGACTGTGTTAACTAcactgtaattaaaatattttaaaaacctgacCACTGAAAAAGTTCTCACACTTCCTGACTAACCCAGAAAAGGCAGTGGTGGACTTTCTCACTTACTTCTTCCGATAGGTTCACATTCATAAACTGCATTGCCAGGTTATTCACCAGTCCTGGGTGGATGCTGTGATCCATCCTGTCCCCTATTTGGGCGAGCTGCCTGGCGATATCCTGGATGATTTCTTCTTGACTTTCGGAATCTAAACATTCAGAcaggggcacagagacacagcagaTTCAGACAACGCTCCCACCTGAgccctcctcccactccaccTCGTGCCAGAAGAAGAAAGGGCTTCTGCTGTGGACCAGAGCCAGCTCGTCTCCACAGCTCTCACAGTGGGCTCATGCTCCGTTCTACTAGAGCTGCAGCATGAGGACTTGGGCCCTGCCACTCAGGGGAGCAGGGGCAAAGTGCTGGGGCCAGGAAGGGTCTAAGTGAGCAGAAGACTGGGGGAGCAGGCCTCTCCCTGCACACAGGGTCAACATGAGTCTGTGAAATGAACAGTGATGCCAGGGCGCCTGGGGCTATGGGCAGCTGTGGCATGAACCTGATGGCAACCCTCGGCCAACCCTCGGGGCCGCCAGTTCTAGACCCCATCATGGAACAGGTGTGGGCCTCAGAAGCTGTTAGTGCGGCACCTCTGCGGTCAGACCAGGTTAGAGCCACACGTCCGTCCGCCAGTCCACCAGAGCTCGGCTCCTCCTCTCACTTGTTTAGGTCTGTCTACTCGAGTGCCACTGAGTGAGTCTGAGACCAACACCCCTGCAtgcaccgcccccgccccccccccccccgcctctctcctccttcctcaacACTTGCGACTAAGCCATTCGCCTTACCTGTGTTCTTTGTCTGACTCCCTTGCCAGAAGGTAagcttccttatttttaaatgttttgtttaatgTCAAATATGCGGCACTGGAAACAATGCAAggcacacaggaggtgctcaaGAACAACTGCACAAATTAATGAATGGATCCTGCATGTAGCTCctggtaagcactcaataaatgtcagctgttGTTTTTTCTTCCGTTAAATTGtgtatttcttctgtgtttgCACCTTCCCTCTGGCTTCTCAATTACCCAGGACAGAAATCTCAATCTCCCCAGTGCTTGCAGCCATCCTCAAGCAACTGTCTCAAGGTGCAGACACAACTGTCTGTCCTACCGTCACCAGTGCCACCACCTGGGTGTGGGTTCCCCATCAGCTCTCCTCTGGATCACTACAGCAACCTCCGAGCCGCCCTCTCACCACCCTCCAGGCCCTTCCTCATTCTCCATACACTCTGGGCAAGTGAGGCACTGGGTTGTGAGAGTTGAGGAGGCTCTGAGGGGGTCAGGTGTACAGCTGTGCCCCTGCAGCAAGTGCCTCCTTAAATTCTGTGCCCTCAGTGTTTCACCTGCCCCACTGCGGTCCTAACCACGACCCAGAGTCTGGCTATGATGTAACTTCTCTACTCCCTCATGGGCTCGCACCTGCTGGAGGGACAAGCTGCAATGGAGTCTCAGAGCACTTTGGGCCTTAACTTGCCCTATTCCTTCCGAACCCAACTTTATTCACAGCACCTTTAACAGGCCCCAGTTTTTCCAGTTGCAAGTGTTTGCTTAAGCTGTGGCCATTCCCTCTTCCCTGTTTCCAAAGAGCTGAGATGCACCCCTCCCTCCACAGGCCAACTCAACTGCAGTCACAGCCACCAAGGTTTTCCTGAGTCCTTGGTGTAGGCACGCTGCCCACACAGCTCCCACTGTCCTGACTCCGCCTCACCGATCTAAGCTTTTCCACCCTGTTCCAGCAACTTCAGGAATCCTGGCAGACTGAATCAGCGGccagatgaggaaatgaattcACCAGCGACACTGGTGTACCCAGCCTCTATTTTGCCTTTTGCTGCCAAATCCTGTCAGGTACTTAATCCACAGGCCACTTTTCTACCACAGGTGAGGTTAAGTGAATAGCTCCATAATCACTTTTGCAAATGCCATTTGAGTCAAGCCAGGTTTTGCAGCCTAAGGGCAAATAACAGTGTAGAAGAGCAAAGGACAGCCCAGGGGGCAGCCTCTGCTTGTAGTTACCCTTGCAGCTTCTAACAGCCAAGTCATTCCTCCCCCTCATCCCCTCTCTAACTCTTCCCAAAGGTGACTAGTTGCTCTCACTCAAGTTTAGGGCCACCCGGAAGATACGATGGCTGGATTCTAAAGCACAGATGTTTGGCACACCCTGGCTGGTAGGGAACTCCTGCCACATCCCCATCCATCCGATTTAGGATAGAGTTGGAGATCCCAAGGCTAGATTAGCTGTTGGTCTCCCCTATGGCCACTGGAGGGGAGAGCAATCTCCTAGGCCAGGAGATTTCTGGGTGGCAGGAGGCAGGACTGCACTCAGCTCGCTGCTAGGCTGGGAGGCCTTCGTCTAGATCCTCAGTGATTCTAACTAGGGCATATAGCTCATAAACACTCGGGAGTTTTCCACCCTAGAACCTGCTGGTTCAGACAGCTGGAGTCGGGCCCAAAGACTGTGTTCCTCATGGAATTCCAATGTGCCCAGATCTAGGGGGAGCTGATCCTCACATGCTTCTCAGTCCTGCTTCaccagccttcggctcaggatggcCTCCATCTGTGGAGGCTGCACCAATGGCAAAGAGGAGTAGAATGGGAAGTTGGAAGGGGTAGCACAGGGAGGAGGGTGAGAAAAGGTGAGGCAATCTTGGAAACCATGATATGCTGGGAGAACTGATCCTGGGAGGACAACGGAGCCCAGCTCAAGAAGAGAGGCCTGGCTCCAAGTTCTGGCTCGACTGTGCCCTGCAGTTGTTTGATCTGGGGGTTCGTCATTTACCCATtcagtgtcctcacctggaaATTAGGTTCAGAACACTTCAATACCCTAGGTGTGTTGTGGATAATCACAGCACAATACATAGGAAAGTAAAAGCATAAGGTACTGTACAAAGAATCATCATAAACAGTGGATTTCAACTGACTGGAAACTCGGGCGGGCCTGCTCCCCCGAAGTCCTCAGGTACAGACCAAACCACCATATGACATAAATATCTACAGTGGATTGAACTCAGGGAAGCGGAGACTGAGCCCGAAGGTCCCCTCCAGGACTTTGGTTCCCTCGATGTTCCTGGAGACAGCAAAGCCCATATCTGGGGCAGAGGAGGCCACACCACATGCCTACCTCTCGCCCCACCATCCAGGAAGTAGCTGCACCGGTTGCCATCTGTCTGCAGCTCATCGTCGTAGTCCTCCTTCAGGTAAGCTGGCACGGGCAGTTCTCGGCCCAACAGCTCCAACTCTTCGTGGAAGTTATAGTTGGAGCAGTTTTGGAGGAAGCCAAACACTAGCAAATTGGTGATACGCTCATCCTGGGGGCCTGAGCCATTGCTCACCTAAGAGAAAAAGGGAGTCAGAGAAATGTGAGGGAACCTGGTCCAGGGCCAGAGGCCCTGCCTGCAGCTGAGCTGGGGGCAGCTGGGCCTGAAACAGTCTCATGGCCCAAGATGTCTGAATGACCCTGTGGGGACAAGAGGACCCAGTAGGCAGATGCCACATTTGCAATGCCTTGCTTTTGGAGGAGGAAGTTCCAAAGGCTGCTTCAGGGAAGTTGGCAAATATCATTTAGATGCCATCCTTACACCGACATGCTTTTGCTAACTCCCGTGTATTTTTCAGCAACTTCAGTCCCCCTACCAGCTATGCATCCAGCAGTCAGAAGCTCTTTTTCATAATCTCCTTTGTCAGCCAAGATGCTATTGTGCAACTAGCAGATTTTCCATAAATACTGGGCAGTAGTGACCACAGATAACATCTGCCTTTGGGCAGGCTGGTTTGCTTCAGGAGGATATGCCCTTTCACTACAGTCCAAATATAGAAGGATGGCTCCTGCTCCAACGTGAGGGGCTGGCCATCTCCACTCGCGACCTCTCCATCCACCAGCACCACTCAGTTCAGCATCTGTACTCTGGAGCCAGGAGGGACATTTCTGGGGTACTGACTGAATTTGGGACAGTGTTCTTGGCAAACAAAGGTGAGTACTTGTACCAGTGGCAGAGCCATCAGAGACCTAGAATGAAAGGGGGAATCATCCACAAGACTAGGGATATACTGAGATCTGCCcagataaatgtaaaacataCCTACTCAACTGTAAGAGCAGCTAAGTAGAAGATGATGAAGGTGCTGtcacatttatttctgtcttctaagtccttaatatttttcattaaaaaaatttcaggaaacTTTTAGGATGGTTTTTAGAGgacaaattgttttaaataaatgaaatgcataaAACACGGAGCTTATGTATTGTTATTCAGCCTTTCCTTCTCtggaattatttcttaaaagggggaaaatatcACATAAACGCTCtactggggatctctgggtggcgcagcggtttggcgcctg contains:
- the BID gene encoding BH3-interacting domain death agonist isoform X4 gives rise to the protein MESKVSNGSGPQDERITNLLVFGFLQNCSNYNFHEELELLGRELPVPAYLKEDYDDELQTDGNRCSYFLDGGARDSESQEEIIQDIARQLAQIGDRMDHSIHPGLVNNLAMQFMNVNLSEEDRRKHLAAALEQAMQTYPKDMEKEKTMLMLAMLLAKKVADHTPSLLRDVFHTTVNFISQNLLTYVRNLVRNEMD
- the BID gene encoding BH3-interacting domain death agonist isoform X3 produces the protein MRPLTWDVHRARSKSEPCKAAHAMESKVSNGSGPQDERITNLLVFGFLQNCSNYNFHEELELLGRELPVPAYLKEDYDDELQTDGNRCSYFLDGGARDSESQEEIIQDIARQLAQIGDRMDHSIHPGLVNNLAMQFMNVNLSEEDRRKHLAAALEQAMQTYPKDMEKEKTMLMLAMLLAKKVADHTPSLLRDVFHTTVNFISQNLLTYVRNLVRNEMD
- the BID gene encoding BH3-interacting domain death agonist isoform X2; the protein is MLRREQPGPLTWDVHRARSKSEPCKAAHAMESKVSNGSGPQDERITNLLVFGFLQNCSNYNFHEELELLGRELPVPAYLKEDYDDELQTDGNRCSYFLDGGARDSESQEEIIQDIARQLAQIGDRMDHSIHPGLVNNLAMQFMNVNLSEEDRRKHLAAALEQAMQTYPKDMEKEKTMLMLAMLLAKKVADHTPSLLRDVFHTTVNFISQNLLTYVRNLVRNEMD